In one Oligoflexia bacterium genomic region, the following are encoded:
- a CDS encoding lipoprotein, producing MKLIQKLFLICVCVAALVGCGVKGDPVPPATPAEIGRGKPLFKGEEVDSSIVPKRKAPAIEQKDEQENDNE from the coding sequence ATGAAGTTAATTCAAAAATTATTTTTGATCTGTGTTTGCGTTGCGGCACTGGTCGGATGCGGCGTTAAGGGTGATCCAGTCCCTCCCGCAACACCAGCGGAAATTGGGCGTGGTAAACCATTGTTTAAGGGCGAAGAGGTTGATTCGTCTATTGTTCCAAAGCGCAAAGCGCCAGCAATTGAGCAAAAAGATGAACAAGAAAACGACAACGAGTAA